In one Dermacentor albipictus isolate Rhodes 1998 colony chromosome 4, USDA_Dalb.pri_finalv2, whole genome shotgun sequence genomic region, the following are encoded:
- the LOC135899964 gene encoding peroxisomal membrane protein 11C-like — protein MKSFEEMLQTHRGRDVLIRTLGYACLLSSGLTRGSLSKKLKVASSEFSHCRVVCRLLDDWPMLQYSLSYGIGKHENDTTLQILGVLKNIADQAFYPIEHISWLCNNKIILLDGTRWETAGTVLWAISLYCGIARSLRTINILQRKREKLSSVKGDSTRAECDLLAKEQLGHMLGVLRNVADLVNAISWLPWQFLWAGKLKPWHNGLLGLLSSFVSLASQFLL, from the exons ATGAAGAGCTTCGAGGAGATGCTGCAGACGCACAGAGGCCGGGACGTGCTTATTCGGACTTTGGGTTACGCTTGTCTTCTGAGTAGCGGCCTTACAAGAGGAAGTTTATCAAAAAAGTTGAAAGTCGCAAGCTCGGAGTTTAGCCACTGCCGTGTTGTGTGCAGGCTCCTCGACGATTGGCCAATGTTGCAGTACAGTTTATCTTACGGTATTGGAAAGCAT GAGAACGACACCACACTCCAGATCTTGGGTGTCCTGAAGAATATTGCTGACCAAGCGTTTTATCCTATTGAGCACATCTCGTGGCTCTGCAACAACAAAATAATTTTGCTTGATGGCACCCGCTGGGAGACTGCAGGCACAGTGTTGTGGGCCATCTCGCTGTACTGTGGAATTGCAAG ATCGCTTCGAACTATTAACATCCTgcaaagaaagcgagaaaaattGTCGAGTGTGAAAGGCGACAGTACAAG AGCTGAATGTGATCTCCTTGCTAAGGAGCAGCTGGGCCACATGTTGGGTGTCCTGCGGAATGTAGCTGATCTCGTCAATGCCATCAGCTGGCTGCCGTGGCAGTTCCTCTGGGCAGGCAAGCTGAAGCCCTGGCACAATGGGCTGCTAGGACTACTCTCTTCTTTTGTTTCCCTGGCCTCCCAGTTCCTACTCTGA